The following are encoded together in the Plasmodium reichenowi strain SY57 chromosome 3, whole genome shotgun sequence genome:
- a CDS encoding CPSF (cleavage and polyadenylation specific factor), subunit A, putative, with the protein MSPYHFYNNVIASKSIRSSVCCNIKGNEKKYLIYACNNHLNVCCIDKSGNTDDYSEHVLFAEVLELREYVPEKLVHCTYNKEKVKSYLFVLTRKYVLLLLEYDVKENDFITLSKINLCELNGLHLEEDVIFLLDERHKTILFYGYKNILKYIYLDYDNFLNLNNVYTMRIDESLIIDIAFLGSHTMGCNKQLKNKQGDDDKINYGDYNNNYDDDKNNYDDDKNNYDDDKSNYDDDKNNYDDYNNNYDDDKNNYDDDKSNYGDDKSNYDDDKNNYDDNKYYDDKSNYDDDKYYDHVHKSGNFLYDDIYKNEMLFNNEDLFLEDQNIYKKIKKEMITDDEDDVPLINKTIYPSGYKSCLELDKFSKKKSSNFVGTMNYDNNDNNDNNDCRPNSINKLKVEERGKRNCDIRNCNNFDYNSGGLLSQQPNSFESYYPTENEYNKNIRRMLDGYNNIKGYQQDDVKLAFYDSCNSTYNKNNDEYMYSTICILYDYKKSDTEFYERYMRIIPLYRMNDASIKCLGDDDSEFDFYDYSDNDKYYAYKYNKRNRDEDNGMDDRKDDNKDNHKGNHNDNHNDNHKGNNKDNHKDNNKDNHKYKYDNYEYNIYSNNKNINKKNSFIYNIIDKECLLPKYYKPLHVDPSINKILCLSKYKILLIGFQFINYINIVKEKRRSFFLSSEFRTITYIESINMNKYILSDDYGDLFILSFLPKKKNKDTFDEDDIDVDNNIEKKNDKYQDDNMKDIQDKHDIQKKNEPYKGRYYDFYCKYGGNDTFTGDISSMRVQFLGTCSRANVITRIYTDIIFLGSQISDSYLLKMHYFPIYEREDFEPVEYSPYSQMLKEDERVSKEMNMYHVNKYVEDIWNKNKNVMVPIMNNNSRNIAHMENMKSVNNIYNVNNMNNIFNLPPNINNLYNNLYTNKEMHGLGKYCMNYNKTYFCTYPYNDNNIERNKYNRHKSDYHTSIINTSQGNVNCSPSTNYIYDYNEVNKRNKIEKKKFYIEILSVIQNMGPILDMCVVKNKNNEYEIITCNSYGRTGCVSIIQSGLKTNITCDLNFKKLNNFFVVKYVIYLKKKKKNTNTNINTNTNTHTNTNTHTNTNINTNTNTHTNTNINTNTNTHTNTHTNTHTNTNTHTHTTITNDAMKKENDHKDCIEDNKDRVYKESLNINENRNNIPINDDERMMNDACNDDGNNLPRKKQKKKNKKKKSVSEEPLHFEVFVSLNNKKNIKIKNINLCFLNKYYFENEKEINVLKYSNFIYFHIFMICVTYANQTKIVGVSRDIFKRRKMKKECSSETLINNKDNTFDNGRNHHSDNIMNCFTSDSHNKNNINGNNNNNNNNINNHMFGMQHGRDIQDDKKNNLNNPNFQNEEKKEDMKNKIPSESFLKDVCNEIFLCEYENTDIDMYSNTLYFNIIKNHPYLIQICNDHIRLLCCLSLKLIYNLQVTFIYNYSIYNDYIYIYCKEGIKIYSVIENYIVHIYTYIIKENISSWSLYKNLLACVFNNNEVVIYNINMNTLKEIKEENHKKEREPIDLDTNVEQGKGKKLHHVFHIVNYYKPEMSFFAYISDVELIMMNDNMYLFLGYSHGNIEYFIMCAYNKEEKKKNMGVECMCQSDDADKNDDNINNDDKNDDINNGGNNNDDINKNDDDDKNDDNINNDDNINNDDVNNDDINNGDKKEKKMKKKELKRKSNTFSDNSDNSNNSDNSDYSYGINNSYDYVPENVKLEKFLIDTDYKGLVRKRKECNTLFKLHKEYLKRKELILKYIYKVCKDNVCKEPTRSNCKYTYKFNMREDLEKGKKIKKSKRNVLKYLSQYNMNVFNFFDFGNVTFNNMNELYKICNSSKDDVMYIDNEYYYNVNIESDNFVSLQKFLESNNEINKMDTGSGVVDVAGDDMIASSCNNNIKDNIKENVGDNTNDNIKDILKDNVGDNTNDNIKDILKDNVGDNTNDSIKDILKDNDNVSNNSYTNYSNSNTYDISHAHNSSCSDKNTLNFSQYNKGKKKGMIKNSNSLKCNIKKEVANNNNKKILVKGEKNVKIHHKRARYFFNFFQVYGILSEESSDCDSSVDIMTFKRSIKPKEKYNDDKYIRINKYKRRLAAYNREGAIFDELRCGTLTPPSLYINRYNKSIDKFSHYINKYRISDDDMLSSYDDNYDEVNAPDVQGTRKNKINKKNNKRHRKTRRQKRDELVTSTDSSSIYSSKMDECYQYDDDDDDENFEQESKCDDPIFEQNDILRTFIKKEKNKKNNNKKKKNYKKKKGSNDNMNVFNNTSNVNHNDIKKRKREIKNLLYKKLKRQCKDIYLQENCKSDCSKYCNSNNMSSEIPSSLDNLNNILFDEKIFLKSNILKSEKIVLINKRKINVCNDTIKFKKFVKVFSEKKKIDINQSNIIKKYNFLFVCCESPIIIYSDLKKKINVSKLSLKNIYIVDIFNDFNYLNPFHNFLSFKKKNQNNFYFIFYDGYNIHISPLNQIKKTFLKKIPFHRTVEKIAYHSETGLLIASCPSEEKHKTNEMMKQIICFFDPYHDSIKYTYIIPSKYTVSTIIIYDNDKLMKKNFDVTSFIFVGTCNSNEKYTEPTSGHIHIFIAKKKANVFEIKHIYTHNINYGGVTNLVPYDDKIVATINNMVVILDINNLIIKYEAFMDPQNLQPKIEGNNAIVELVSFTPSSWIMTVDVYGDYIVVGDIMTSVTILQYDYENSQLFEVCRDYSNIWCTSLCALSKS; encoded by the exons atgaGCCCATATCATTTTTACAATAATGTAATAGCTAGTAAATCTATAAGAAGTAGCGTATGTTGTAATATTAAAGGCAATGAAAAAAAGTATCTTATATATGCTTGTAATAATCATTTAAATGTATGTTGCATAGATAAAAGTGGGAATACTGATGATTATAGTGAGCATGTATTATTTGCTGAAGTTTTAGAATTAAGGGAGTATGTGCCTGAAAAATTAGTTCATTGTActtataataaagaaaaagtaaagtcttatttatttgtattaacaaggaaatatgttttattattattagaatatgatgtaaaagaaaatgattttataacattatcaaaaataaatttgtGTGAATTGAATGGATTACATCTAGAAGAGgatgttatatttttgcTTGATGAAAGGCATAAGACAATATTATTCTATggttataaaaatattttaaagtatatatatttagatTATGATAACTTTCTAAATTTGAATAATGTTTATACGATGAGGATAGATGAGAGTTTAATAATTGATATTGCCTTTTTGGGGAGCCATACCATGGGATGCAATAAACAATTGAAAAACAAACAAGGCgatgatgataaaattaattatgGTGATTATAACAAcaattatgatgatgataaaaacaattatgatgatgataaaaacaattatgatgatgataaaagcaattatgatgatgataaaaacaattatgatgattataacaacaattatgatgatgataaaaacaattatgatgatgataaaagCAATTATGGTGATGATAAAAGcaattatgatgatgataaaaacaattatgatgataataaatattatgatgataaaagcaattatgatgatgataaatattatgatcatGTTCATAAAAGTGGTAATTTCCTATATGAcgatatttataaaaatgaaatgcTTTTCAATAATGAAGATTTATTTTTGGAGGATcagaatatatataaaaagataaaaaaagaaatgattacagatgatgaagatgatgTACCGTTGATTAATAAAACTATATATCCTAGTGGATATAAAAGCTGTCTTGAATTAGAtaaattttcaaaaaaaaaaagttcTAATTTTGTAGGTACTATGAATTATGACAATAATGACAATAATGACAATAATGATTGTAGACCTAATTCtataaacaaattaaaGGTTGAGGAAAGAGGGAAAAGAAATTGTGATATTAGAAACtgtaataattttgattACAATAGTGGAGGATTATTATCACAACAACCTAATTCGTTTGAATCTTATTATCCTACagaaaatgaatataataagaatataagACGTATGTTAGATGggtataataatataaaaggtTATCAACAAGATGATGTAAAATTAGCTTTTTATGATTCTTGTAATTCTacttataataaaaataatgatgaatatatgtattcaactatatgtatattatatgattataagAAATCAGATACGGAATTTTATGAAAGGTATATGAGGATTATACCATTATATAGAATGAATGATGCTAGTATAAAATGCTTGGGAGACGACGATTCGGAATTTGatttttatgattatagtgataatgataaatattatgcctataaatataataagcGCAATCGTGATGAGGATAATGGTATGGATGATCGTAAGgatgataataaagataatcATAAGGGTAATCATAATGATAATCATAATGATAATCATAAgggtaataataaagataatcataaagataataataaagataatcATAAGTACAAGTATGATAActatgaatataatatatatagtaataataaaaatataaataaaaagaattcatttatttacaATATTATTGATAAAGAATGTCTTTTACctaaatattataaaccGTTACATGTGGATCCAagtattaataaaatattatgtttatctaaatataaaatattattaattgGTTTTCAgtttattaattatataaatatagtaaaagaaaaaagaagaagtttttttttaagttcTGAATTTAGAACAATTACTTATATAGAAtcaataaatatgaataaatacattttatCTGATGATTATGGagatttatttattttgtcATTTTTgccaaaaaaaaaaaataaagatacatttgatgaagatgatattgatgtagataataatatagaaaagaaaaatgataaGTATCAggatgataatatgaaagATATACAAGATAAGCATgatattcaaaaaaaaaatgaaccTTACAAAGGTAGATACTATGATTTTTATTGTAAATATGGAGGTAATGATACTTTTACGGGTGATATTTCATCTATGCGCGTGCAATTTTTAGGAACATGTTCTAGAGCTAATGTAATAACTCGTATTTATACagatattatttttttaggTTCTCAAATAAGTGATAGCTATTTATTGAAAATGCATTATTTTCCAATATATGAACGTGAGGATTTTGAACCTGTGGAATATTCACCCTACTCTCAAATGCTTAAAGAAGATGAAAGGGTATCCAAAGAAATGAATATGTACCatgttaataaatatgtagaAGATATTTGgaataaaaacaaaaacgTGATGGTACCTATAATGAACAATAATTCTAGAAATATAGCTCACATGGAAAATATGAAGTCtgtgaataatatttacaatgtaaataatatgaacaatattTTCAATCTTCCTCctaatataaataatttgtataataacctatatacaaataaagaAATGCATGGCCTAGGGAAATATTGTatgaattataataaaacgtatttttgtacatatccttataatgataataatatagaacgaaataaatataatagaCATAAGAGTGATTATCATACTTctattattaatacatCACAAGGAAATGTAAATTGTAGTCCTAGTAcgaattatatatatgattacAATGAAGTAAATAAAAGAAACAAaatagaaaagaaaaagttTTATATTGAAATATTGTCTGTTATACAAAATATGGGTCCTATATTAGATATGTGTgttgtaaaaaataaaaataatgaatacGAAATCATCACATGTAATAGTTATGGTAGAACAGGATGTGTATCTATTATACAAAGTGGgttaaaaacaaatataacATGTGACCTTAATTTTAAGAAacttaataatttttttgtagtaaaatatgttatatatttaaaaaaaaaaaaaaaaaatacaaatacaaatataaatacaaatacaaatacacatacaaatacaaatacacatacaaatacaaatataaatacaaatacaaatacacatacaaatacaaatataaatacaaatacaAATACACATACAAATACACATACAAATACACATACAAATACAAATACACATACACATACAACTATTACAAACGATGCgatgaaaaaagaaaatgatcATAAGGATTGTATtgaagataataaagaCAGAGTTTATAAAGAatctttaaatattaatgagAATAGGAATAATATTCCCataaatgatgatgaaCGTATGATGAATGATGCGTGTAATGATGATGGAAATAATTTAccaagaaaaaaacaaaaaaaaaaaaataaaaaaaaaaaaagtgtaTCAGAAGAACCATTACATTTTGAAGTTTTTGTatctttaaataataaaaaaaatataaaaataaaaaatataaatttatgttttctaaataaatattattttgagaatgaaaaagaaataaatgTGTTGAAATATTCAaactttatatatttccatatttttatgatatgCGTTACTTATGCAAATCAGACTAAAATAGTTGGAGTGTCAAgagatatatttaaaaggAGGAAGATGAAAAAGGAGTGTAGCAGTGAAACTTTGattaataataaggatAATACGTTTGATAATGGTAGGAATCATCATTCGGACAATATAATGAATTGTTTTACAAGTGATTCTCAcaataagaataatataaatggtaataataataataataataataatattaataatcATATGTTTGGAATGCAGCATGGTAGAGATATACaagatgataaaaaaaacaatttaaATAATCCTAATTTCcaaaatgaagaaaagaaagaagatatgaaaaataaaataccTAGTGAAAGCTTTTTAAAAGATGTATgtaatgaaatatttttatgtgaATATGAAAATACAGATATTGATATGTATAGTAAtactttatattttaatattatcaaaaaCCATCCGTACTTAATACAAATATGTAATGATCATATAAGATTACTATGTTGTTTAtctttaaaattaatatataatttacaagttacatttatttataactATTCTATATAcaatgattatatatatatatattgtaaagAAGGAATAAAAATTTACTCTGTTatagaaaattatattgtacatatatatacctatattataaaagaaaacatTAGTAGCTGgtctttatataaaaatttattagcgtgtgtttttaataacaacgaagttgttatatataatataaatatgaatacattgaaggaaataaaagaagagAATCATAAAAAGGAAAGAGAACCAATAGACCTAGATACCAATGTAGAACAAGGGAAGGGTAAAAAGCTTCATCATGTTTTTCATATCGTTAATTATTACAAACCTGAGATGAGTTTTTTTGCATATATAAGTGATGTGgaattaataatgatgaatGATAACATGTATTTATTCTTGGGTTACAGTCATGGGAATATAGAATATTTCATAATGTGTGCATATAATAAggaggaaaaaaaaaaaaatatgggAGTGGAATGTATGTGTCAAAGTGATGATGctgataaaaatgatgataatattaataatgatgataaaaatgatgatattaataatggtggtaataataatgatgatattaataaaaatgatgatgatgataaaaatgatgataatattaataatgatgataatattaataatgatgatgttaataatgatgatattaataatggtgataaaaaagaaaagaaaatgaaaaagaaggaacttaaaagaaaaagtaATACCTTTAGTGATAATAGTgataatagtaataatagtGATAATAGTGATTATAGTTATGGAATTAATAACTCATATGACTATGTTCCTGAGAATGTTAAACTggaaaaatttttaatcGATACTGATTATAAGGGATTGGTgaggaaaagaaaagaatgtaacacattatttaaattgcataaagaatatttaaaaaggaaagaattaattttgaaatatatttataaagtTTGTAAAGATAATGTTTGTAAAGAACCTACACGTTCAAATTgtaaatatacatataaattcaATATGCGTGAAGATTtagaaaaaggaaaaaaaataaaaaagagtaaaagaaatgttttaaaatatttatctCAATATAACATGAAcgtttttaatttctttgATTTTGGTAATGttacatttaataatatgaacgagttatataaaatatgtaatagTAGTAAGGATGATGTTATGTATATTGataatgaatattattataatgtaaatattgAATCTGATAATTTTGTTAGTTTACAAAAATTTCTTGAATCTAATAATGAGATTAATAAAATGGATACGGGTAGTGGTGTAGTCGATGTGGCAGGTGATGATATGATAGCTTCATCctgtaataataatataaaagataatataaaagaaaatgtaGGAGACAACACAAATGacaatataaaagatattttaaaagacAATGTAGGAGACAACACAAATGacaatataaaagatattttaaaagacAATGTTGGAGACAACACAAATGACAGtataaaagatattttaaaagacAATGATAATGTTAGTAATAATTCTTATACAAATTATAGTAATTCAAATACATACGATATATCACATGCACATAATAGTAGTTGTAGTGATAAGAACACTTTAAATTTTTcacaatataataaaggTAAAAAGAAAGGCATGATAAAGAATAGTAATTCTCTTAAgtgtaatataaaaaaagaagttgctaataataataacaaaaaaatattggttaaaggagaaaaaaatgtaaaaatacATCATAAGAGAGCTcgatatttttttaacttttttCAAGTGTATGGTATATTATCTGAAGAATCATCTGATTGTGATAGTAGTGTAGATATAATGACCTTCAAGAGAAGTATAAAACcaaaggaaaaatataatgatgataaatatattcgtataaataaatataaaagaaggCTTGCTGCATATAATAGAGAGGGAGCAATATTTGATGAATTGCGTTGTGGTACTTTAACACCTCCAAGTTTGTATATTAACAGATATAACAAATCTATTGATAAATTTTCtcattatattaataaatataggATAAGTGACGATGACATGTTATCATcatatgatgataattatgatgaaGTTAATGCTCCAGATGTTCAGGGTActagaaaaaataaaataaataaaaaaaataataaaaggCATAGAAAAACAAGAAGACAAAAAAGAGATGAATTGGTTACAAGCACAGACTCGTCAAGCATTTATAGCAGTAAAATGGATGAATGTTACCaatatgatgatgatgatgatgatgaaaattttGAACAAGAAAGCAAATGTGATGATCCTATTTTTgaacaaaatgatatattaagaacatttataaaaaaggagaaaaataaaaaaaataataataaaaaaaaaaaaaattataaaaaaaaaaaaggaagtaatgataatatgaatgtatttaataatacTAGTAATGTTAATCATAATGATAttaagaaaagaaaaagagaaattaaaaatttgttatataaaaaattaaaaagacAATGTAAAGATATCTATTTACAAGAAAATTGTAAATCGGATTGTTCGAAATATTGCAACTCTAATAATATGTCATCTGAAATTCCTTCATCACttgataatttaaataatatattgtttgatgaaaaaatatttttaaagagtaatattttaaaaagtgaaaaaattgttttaattaataaaaggaaaattaATGTATGTAATGATActattaaatttaaaaaatttgtaAAAGTTTTTtctgaaaaaaaaaaaattgatataaatcaaagtaatataataaaaaagtataattttttgtttgtttgttGTGAAAGTCcaataattatttattcagatttaaaaaaaaaaattaatgtatcaaaattatcattaaaaaatatatatatcgtagatatatttaatgattttaattatttaaatccTTTTCACAATTTTctatcttttaaaaaaaaaaatcaaaataatttttattttattttttatgatggatataatatacatatatcaCCATTgaatcaaataaaaaaaacctttttaaaaaaaataccTTTTCATAGAACAGTTGAAAAAATAGCCTATCATTCAGAAACTGGTTTATTAATAGCTTCTTGTCCATCAGaagaaaaacataaaaCTAATGAGATGAtgaaacaaataatatgtttttttgATCCTTATCATGATTCCATaaaatatacttatattatACCATCCAAATATACTGTATCtacaattattatatatgataatgataaacttatgaaaaaaaatttcgATGTTACaagttttatttttgtagGTACATGTAAttcaaatgaaaaatatacagAACCCACATCTGGtcatatacatatatttatagcAAAGAAAAAAGCTAACGTTTTTGaaattaaacatatatatacgcataatattaattacGGGGGTGTAACCAATCTAGTTCCTTATGATGACAAAATTGTAGCAACAATAAACAATATG GTTGTTATTcttgatataaataatctaataataaaatatgaagcTTTTATGGACCCACAAAATCTTCAACCA AAAATAGAGGGAAACAATGCTATTGTAGAGCTAGTCTCCTTTACCCCAAGTTCATGGATCATGACTGTGGATGTCTa tGGAGATTATATCGTTGTGGGAGATATCATGACATCCGTTACAATATTACAATACGACTAcgaaaat TCTCAATTATTTGAAGTGTGCAGAGATTACTCCAACATTTGGTGCAC ATCACTTTGTGCCTTGTCGAAAAGC
- a CDS encoding proteasome regulatory protein, putative, with protein MNLEEFNELVKKREDIENELKEHMDFLERPENKNVGMKGNLIDSEGFPRNDIDIYSIRVARNKIICLKNDYIDINKKLEEYIHKVHSTHPVIRVERKKNINNDLLNTPQQITKEEDIKNAKKNVFAIIDEVIENSPSHKSGLKINDQIFQFGDIIKTNENKKENEDNHPSNVELFKDIANYMKTQPKQILVKILREENIFLFHIIPEQTHNGLYLGCHLSPFDS; from the coding sequence atGAATTTGGAAGAGTTTAATGAATTAGTCAAGAAAAGAGAAGATATTGAAAATGAGTTAAAGGAACATATGGATTTTTTAGAAAGACCTGAAAATAAGAATGTGGGTATGAAAGGGAATTTGATTGATTCAGAAGGATTTCCAAGGAATGATATTGACATATATAGTATTCGTGTGGCTcgaaataaaataatatgtttaaaaaacgattatatagatataaataagaaactagaagaatatatacataaagTACATAGTACTCATCCAGTTATACGTGTAGAAcgaaagaaaaatataaataatgatttattaaatacaCCACAACAAATAACTAAAGAAgaagatattaaaaatgcaaaaaaaaatgtatttgCCATTATAGATGAAGTTATAGAAAATTCTCCATCTCATAAATCTGgattaaaaataaatgatcagatttttcaatttggagatattattaaaacaaacgaaaataaaaaagaaaatgagGATAACCATCCTTCAAATGTAGAACTCTTTAAAGATATAGctaattatatgaaaacACAACCTAAACAAATATTAgttaaaatattaagagaagaaaatatttttctttttcacATTATTCCTGAACAAACACATAATGGTTTATACTTAGGATGTCACTTATCTCCATTTGACAGTT
- a CDS encoding hypothetical protein (conserved Plasmodium protein, unknown function): RFAYYRFHKRVGKGSWVGYIERYKVPRSIENTQRLIYNYEGSYCEKKLSCSWLWMLPKKLALSTTSDEVLNVWVYYRHKKKKAYHYLKVLKRLVDVGFCSSSDWRFKLITSRIQNKINTFLNLPRICFYYGKLKATAQLENLTKMLYNRLNSYMPYQLILLLRAFSYCNLQDIYLFNKIRDILQPQIKSLPFYYLINIVESYSSCLIHDYLYLNHIVEEIIYRINMCNQEFVNNLSGSISERVNNVYRDRLLNYKNVNNADKEINNNEIGRSSMKSRSIMSRHVNLLYDKDKDKNINEDKDEDSFSNLPSDDDLIKYKQENFNYYPNIKNIIDVGYYLSNLKFQNYIFYDYISKYIIYMLKEQNCLNPYFIEKVILSFHKIKINDIILYEYILKHMDLYFYDYPPSVLCSISSCLSCVLPLYYSSIYRILKKILIYINKNIDILDLSSLSNLCYFVHKLKINKNLQNDIFCNINKQLKRNVNKNNKIIYDISTIFETLSFHNFLDETSFHILCKHLHRHLESLEPYEFNKIMRALRNAEKHLKIKDERIVNAIARHVIQQHELFHIIDYHQIVNLLLQSNLVKDIYKRELIKYHNNLPFYSFDNLEIQDDINKQVKHKSIYRYQKGTIYFSNKKYEQPYPLHKSLEH; the protein is encoded by the coding sequence CGGTTCGCATATTATAGGTTTCATAAACGCGTAGGTAAAGGGTCTTGGGTTGGATATATAGAAAGATATAAAGTTCCGAGAAGTATAGAAAATACACAAAgattaatttataattatgaagGTAGTTATTGTGAGAAGAAATTATCATGCAGCTGGTTATGGATGTTACCCAAAAAGTTAGCTCTGTCAACTACCTCAGATGAAGTTTTAAATGTATGGGTTTATTATCgacataaaaaaaaaaaagcataCCATTATTTAAAAGTTTTAAAAAGACTAGTAGATGTTGGTTTCTGTTCTTCTAGTGACTGGAgatttaaattaattacTTCTAGaattcaaaataaaataaatacatttttgAATTTGCCACgaatatgtttttattatggTAAATTAAAAGCTACTGCTCAATTAGAAAATCTTacaaaaatgttatataacagattaaattcatatatGCCTTACCAActaatattgttattaaGGGCTTTCTCGTATTGTAACTTACAAgatatatatctttttaataaaattagaGATATACTTCAACCACAAATAAAATCActtcctttttattatttaataaacaTTGTTGAGTCCTATTCGTCTTGTTTAATACatgattatttatatcttaaTCACATTGTAGAAGAAATTATCTATCGAATTAATATGTGTAACCAAGAATTTGTAAATAATTTGAGTGGATCTATATCTGAGAGGGTGAATAATGTATACAGGGATAgattattaaattataaaaatgtgaATAATGCAGATAAGGagataaataataatgaaattgGCAGGAGCTCTATGAAGAGTAGGAGTATTATGAGCCGCCATGTTAACCTTCTTTATGATAAagataaagataaaaacATTAATGAAGATAAAGATGAGGATTCATTTTCTAACTTACCATCTGATGatgatttaataaaatataaacaagaaaattttaattattatccgaatataaaaaatataatagatGTAGGATATTATTTGTCGAATTTAAAATTTCagaattatattttttatgattatataagtaaatatataatatatatgttaaaagAACAGAATTGTTTAAATCCATATTTTATAGAAAAagtaatattatcatttcataaaataaaaattaatgatataattttatatgaatatatattaaaacatatggatttatatttttatgacTATCCACCTAGTGTGTTATGTAGTATAAGCTCCTGTTTATCATGTGTATTAccattatattattcctcaatatatagaatattaaaaaaaatattaatatatattaataaaaatatagatatattagATCTTTCAAGTTTATCCAATTTATGTTATTTCGTACATAAATtaaagataaataaaaactTACAAAACgatatattttgtaatataaataaacaattaaaaagaaatgttaataaaaataataaaataatttatgaTATATCAACAATTTTTGAGACCTTATcatttcataattttttagaTGAAACATCctttcatattttatgtaaGCATTTACATCGTCATTTGGAAAGTTTAGAACCTTatgaatttaataaaattatgaGAGCATTAAGAAATGCTGAGaaacatttaaaaataaaagatgaaaGAATTGTTAATGCTATAGCTAGACATGTCATACAACAACATGAActatttcatattatagATTATCATCAGATAGTTAACTTGTTACTACAATCTAATCTAGTTAAAGATATTTACAAACGAGAGTTAATTAAATATCATAACAATCTTCctttttattcttttgaTAATTTAGAAATTCAGGACGACATAAACAAACAAGTAAAACATAAATCAATATATAGATACCAAAAGGGAACCATTTATTTTTcgaataaaaaatatgagCAGCCATATCCTTTACATAAGTCCCTTgaacattaa